GGTCACCGCCGAGCACGTCGTGCTGTCGGCGTGCGACGTCGGCTCGGCCACCTTCCGCCCCGGTGACGAGCAGCTCGGCCTCGCCGCCTCGGTGTTCTCGCTCGGCGCGCACTCGGTCGTCGCGTCGACCGCGCCCATTCCCGACGACGTCGCCGCCGCGACGATGACCGCCCACCACGAGGCCCTCGCCCGTGGCTCCGCGAGCGACGAGGCGCTGGCCGCCGCCGTGGCCGCCACCGACCCCGTGGCCGCGGCCTTCCTCAACCTCGGCGGGCGCTTCGTGCCCTGAGGCACCCGCCGCGCCACCCGGCATCCGACACGGCTCGTGACGTCGCCGACCGCGCCCGCCTAGAGGGGGATGCCGGTCAGTTCGCGCACGCGGTCGTCCTTGGCCAGCGCCATGGCGAGGGAAATGCGACGGGCGTCGAGCCGGATCTCACGCAGCATCCCAGAGATGGGGTTGGTGTACCCGAGGAACCAGAGACCCGGAGCAGCGGGCGGGGTTCGGCCGCCCGACGCGATCGGGTGGCCCCTGGCGTCGAGCACGCCGAGGTGGCCGACGAGCGGCTCGAGGCCCCGCGTGTAGCCGGTGGCGAGCACGACGGCATCCGGTTCGAGTCGGGTGCCGTCGGCGAGCACGACCGCGCGACCGTCGTACGCGGTGAGCGCGGACACGGGCTCGACGGCGCCGTGGCGCACGGCGTCGACGATGCCGACGTCCTGGACGGGGATGGCGTTGTCGTCCTGCACGCGGGTGAGCAGCCCGGTCGTCGGGCGGGGCAGCCCGTGCGCGGACAGGTCGGGGGTGGTCAGCCGACCGACGACGTGGGCGGCCCGGTCGACGACCGCGCGGGGCAGGTGACGCACCGCGATGCCGGTGTACTGCGCGGCGTACGGTCCGGCCGAGCGTCGCAGCACGTGCGGGGCGGTGCGGACCGCGAGGCGGACCCGCCGCGCACCCTGCTCGGCGAGGTCGACGGCGATCTCGGTGCCGGTGTTGCCCGTGCCGACGACGAGCACGTCCTGACCCGCGAAGGCGGCCCCGCTGCGGTACTCGCCCGCGTGGAGGACGCGGCCCGTGAAGGTGTCACGACCGGGCAGCGTGGGCTCGCGGGGAGTGTGGTTGAAGCCGGTGGCGACCACGGCGTAGGGCGCGGTGGCGACGGATCCGTCGTCCAGCGTCAGAGACCAGCCGCCGGCCTCGCCCCGGTCGAGGCGACGGACGCCGGTGCCCAGCCGCACGTCGAGGCGGTGGTGTTCGGCGTAGAGCTCGAGGTAGCGCACGACGTCGTCGCGGGCCACCCAGCGGCCCATCTCGCGCGGGATGGGCAGCCCCGGGAGCGCGGACAGCTCGCGCGGGGTGTGCAGGTGCAGCCGGTAGTAGTGGCGGCGCCAGGCGCTGCCCACGGCGGGCTCACGGTCGAGCACGACGGCGTGCAGGCCGCGGGCCCGCAGGGCCGCGGCGACCGCGAGCCCGGCCGGGCCGGCCCCGACGACGAGGGCGTCGACCGCCACGGGAGGGGCGCAGGAGGGGCGTCGGCGGCTCACCGGGCCAACCTAGCGACGGGTCTCCACACCCCGGTCGGTCCGTGTGGGCTGCGTCTCACACGGGCCTCCCAGAGTTGTTAGGCAAGCCTTGCCTGTGCTTTCCTGACATCGGCGATCCGACGCGCTCCAGGGCGCGCCACCCGACCGCTGCAGCGAGCCGCACCCGGCCCGGCTGCCGGGGCCCGAGACGGGCCGTCGAAGTGGCAGAAGTGGAGACACCCATGCTCGTGAGCAACGCGCTCATCGGTCTGCGTGAGGGACTGGAGGCGGCCCTCGTCGTCGTCATCCTCGTGGCCTTCCTCGTCAAGACCGACCGCCGCTGGGCCCTGCGCCACGTCTGGACGGGCGTCGGCGCGGCGGTGGCCCTCGCCGTCGTGCTCGGCGCGGTGCTCACCTTCGGCACCAAGCAGCTGACGTTCGAGGCGCAGGAGCTCATCGGAGGGTCCGCCTCGATCGTCGCCGTCGTCTTCGTCACCTTCATGGTCTTCTGGATGCGCAGCGCCGCCCGCACGATCTCGGGCGAGCTCAAGGGCAAGCTCGACCGGGCCCTCGAGATGGGGCCGCTCGCCGTCGCGCTCGTCGCCTTCCTCGGCGTCGGCCGTGAGGGCCTCGAGACGGCGATCTTCTTCTACGCCACGACCGAGGCCGCCGGCCAGGGCAACAACCAGCCCCTGCTCGGCTGGGTGGTCGGCCTCGGCGGCGCCGTCGTGCTCGGCTGGCTCATCTACCGCGGGGCCGTCCGCATCAACCTCACGAAGTTCTTCCGCTACACGGGGGTCCTGCTCGTCATCGTGGCCGGCGGCATCCTCGCCTACGGCATCCACGACCTGCAGGAGGCGCAGTTCCTCCCCGGCCTCGGCGCGCTCGCCTTCGACGTCAGCGCCGCCGTCCCGCCGGACAGCTGGTACGGCACCCTGCTCAAGGGCATCTTCAACTTCAGCCCGGCCACGACGTGGCTGCAGGCCATCGCCTGGGTGCTCTACGTGGGCGTCGTGCTCACCCTCTTCCTGCGCCCGGTGCCCGCCCCGGTCGCGCCGGCCGCGGCCCCCCGCGCGTCCGTCCACGCCTGACCCGCCCTCCTCACCCGACCTCGCCGCGGGACGGCGCCGCGCCACGGCGCGCGCCTCCCGTCCCCCTGACGCCGACCGACCGGCATCCTCACCACCGACCAGGAGCACCATGTCCCGCCCCGCCCGTCCGACCCGGCGTGCCGCCGCCCCACTGGCGCTCGTCGCCCTCGCCGCCCTCGGGCTCTCGGCCTGCACCGACAAGGCCGACGCCTCGGCGAACGCGTCGGGTGGCGCCGGCGGGCCGATCACCGTGCAGGCGGACGACACGACGTGCGCCCTCAGCGCGACGACGGCCAAGGCCGGCACCGTCACCTTCGACATCACCAACGCGGGCACGAAGGTCAACGAGTTCTACGTCTACGCCGCCGGCGACCGCATCGTCTCCGAGGTCGAGAACATCACGCCCGGCCTCAAGCGCCAGCTCAAGGTCGAGATCACCGAGCCGGGCACGTTCCAGACCGCGTGCAAGCCCGGGATGGTCGGCGACGGCATCCGTGGCGACTTCACCGTCACCGGCACCGCGGTCGCCGGCAGCGCCGACCAGAAGGTGGCCAAGGCCATCAGCGACTACCGCGCCTTCGTTGCCACCGAGAGCGACAAGCTGCTCGCCGGCACGCAGGAGTTCGTCGCCGCCGTCAAGGCGGGCGACGTGGCGAAGGCCAAGCAGCTCTATCCCACGGCCCGGCTGCCCTGGGAGACCATCGAGCCCGTCGCCGAGAGCTTCGGTGACCTCGACCCGCGCATCGACGGCCGCGAGGGCGACAACCCCACCTTCAGCGGCTACCACCGCCTCGAGAAGGACCTCTGGGTCTCCGGCCTGCAGAAGGACTCCGGGCAGGTGGCCGACACGCTGCTCGCCGACGTCAAGCAGATCGTCACCAAGAGCAAGGGCGTCACGCCGACGGCGCTGACCATCGCGAACGGCGCCAAGGCGCTGCTCGACGAGGTGGC
This is a stretch of genomic DNA from Terracoccus luteus. It encodes these proteins:
- a CDS encoding flavin-containing monooxygenase; its protein translation is MSRRRPSCAPPVAVDALVVGAGPAGLAVAAALRARGLHAVVLDREPAVGSAWRRHYYRLHLHTPRELSALPGLPIPREMGRWVARDDVVRYLELYAEHHRLDVRLGTGVRRLDRGEAGGWSLTLDDGSVATAPYAVVATGFNHTPREPTLPGRDTFTGRVLHAGEYRSGAAFAGQDVLVVGTGNTGTEIAVDLAEQGARRVRLAVRTAPHVLRRSAGPYAAQYTGIAVRHLPRAVVDRAAHVVGRLTTPDLSAHGLPRPTTGLLTRVQDDNAIPVQDVGIVDAVRHGAVEPVSALTAYDGRAVVLADGTRLEPDAVVLATGYTRGLEPLVGHLGVLDARGHPIASGGRTPPAAPGLWFLGYTNPISGMLREIRLDARRISLAMALAKDDRVRELTGIPL
- the efeU gene encoding iron uptake transporter permease EfeU; its protein translation is MLVSNALIGLREGLEAALVVVILVAFLVKTDRRWALRHVWTGVGAAVALAVVLGAVLTFGTKQLTFEAQELIGGSASIVAVVFVTFMVFWMRSAARTISGELKGKLDRALEMGPLAVALVAFLGVGREGLETAIFFYATTEAAGQGNNQPLLGWVVGLGGAVVLGWLIYRGAVRINLTKFFRYTGVLLVIVAGGILAYGIHDLQEAQFLPGLGALAFDVSAAVPPDSWYGTLLKGIFNFSPATTWLQAIAWVLYVGVVLTLFLRPVPAPVAPAAAPRASVHA
- the efeO gene encoding iron uptake system protein EfeO, which produces MSRPARPTRRAAAPLALVALAALGLSACTDKADASANASGGAGGPITVQADDTTCALSATTAKAGTVTFDITNAGTKVNEFYVYAAGDRIVSEVENITPGLKRQLKVEITEPGTFQTACKPGMVGDGIRGDFTVTGTAVAGSADQKVAKAISDYRAFVATESDKLLAGTQEFVAAVKAGDVAKAKQLYPTARLPWETIEPVAESFGDLDPRIDGREGDNPTFSGYHRLEKDLWVSGLQKDSGQVADTLLADVKQIVTKSKGVTPTALTIANGAKALLDEVATGKITGEEERYSHTDLWDFRGNLQGSQSALETLRPVVTERDAALQKALDSRFAELNQLLESHRVDGRFVSYTTLTDADLKALTVSLDALSEEVSKVPAVVETK